One window of the Peptacetobacter hiranonis genome contains the following:
- a CDS encoding MATE family efflux transporter encodes MKKLFAFDDYNKRFFSILLSLCIPIIIQNLISSSVNVIDTVMISSLGEVSVASVGVANQFFFIFNMCLAGVLGGSGLFISQFFGKNDITNIKKVTALSILLGLVMSLPFVIIAFVSPESIIHIFSYDPEVVALCRNYFKIVVISYPLTAISMGFGVCSRSIKNPNIGMKCSAIAIVVNVCLNYVLIFGKLGFPKMGVEGAALATLIARLVEAIIMVWYVYLYKKDYMLRFNIHHFGMFEKDFLVAYGSKSFPIFLNESFWAVATVCYSVAYAMAGTSAIAASQIATTTSNFFVMTAMCIAMGSSIMLGNELGSDHIDRALDYSKKLGVIVTVTGFLMGILLIISIPMLLKVFSVSETLAPDITKIFIIMAVVMTLRAFNTFIIIGVLRSGGDTKMALIIEMGSMWLGSVPLTFLAAKLGLPIYLLVRCTSVEEIIKFVFGVPRALSKKWAVNIVKDL; translated from the coding sequence TTGAAAAAACTATTTGCATTTGACGATTATAATAAGAGATTTTTCAGTATTCTTTTATCTTTATGCATACCTATAATCATACAGAACCTTATCTCATCTTCGGTAAATGTAATAGATACTGTTATGATTAGTAGTTTGGGTGAGGTTTCTGTTGCATCTGTAGGTGTTGCAAATCAGTTCTTCTTTATATTTAATATGTGTCTTGCCGGTGTTTTAGGAGGATCTGGACTGTTTATATCACAGTTTTTCGGTAAAAATGATATAACTAATATCAAAAAAGTCACTGCACTTAGTATACTGCTTGGTTTAGTTATGAGTCTTCCTTTTGTAATAATAGCGTTTGTTTCACCAGAAAGTATAATACACATATTTTCATACGACCCTGAGGTCGTAGCTTTATGCAGAAATTATTTTAAAATAGTAGTAATCAGCTACCCTTTAACTGCTATAAGTATGGGATTTGGGGTATGCTCTCGTAGTATAAAAAATCCAAATATAGGTATGAAATGTAGTGCTATAGCAATCGTTGTAAATGTTTGTTTAAACTATGTACTTATCTTTGGTAAATTAGGATTCCCTAAAATGGGAGTTGAAGGTGCTGCTCTAGCTACTTTAATAGCTAGACTAGTGGAAGCAATTATAATGGTTTGGTATGTATACCTATACAAAAAAGATTATATGCTTAGATTTAATATTCATCATTTTGGAATGTTTGAAAAAGATTTTTTAGTTGCATATGGCTCTAAAAGTTTTCCAATATTCCTAAATGAATCTTTCTGGGCAGTAGCTACAGTATGTTACTCAGTAGCCTATGCTATGGCTGGAACATCTGCAATTGCTGCAAGCCAGATAGCTACAACAACTAGTAACTTCTTTGTTATGACAGCTATGTGTATCGCTATGGGATCATCTATAATGCTTGGAAATGAACTTGGTTCTGACCATATTGACAGAGCTTTAGATTATTCTAAAAAATTAGGAGTTATAGTTACTGTAACTGGCTTTTTAATGGGTATTCTTTTAATAATATCTATACCTATGCTTTTAAAGGTGTTCAGTGTTTCTGAGACGCTTGCACCGGATATAACTAAGATATTTATTATAATGGCTGTTGTAATGACTCTGAGAGCTTTTAATACGTTTATTATTATAGGCGTACTTAGAAGTGGTGGAGACACTAAGATGGCTCTTATTATAGAAATGGGCTCTATGTGGCTTGGATCTGTTCCTTTGACATTCCTTGCTGCAAAATTAGGATTGCCTATATATTTACTTGTACGGTGTACATCGGTCGAAGAAATAATAAAATTTGTATTTGGAGTACCGAGGGCATTGAGTAAAAAGTGGGCAGTTAATATTGTAAAAGATTTATAA